One window of Candidatus Omnitrophota bacterium genomic DNA carries:
- a CDS encoding GYD domain-containing protein, translating to MAKFFMYGKYSQEAMKGISADRTKKALDTIAKAGGKVSSMYALLGKYDIVLITDFPGIADVMKASIALDKLTGIAFTSFPAITIEEFDKITA from the coding sequence ATGGCAAAGTTCTTCATGTACGGGAAGTATTCGCAGGAGGCGATGAAGGGCATCTCGGCCGACAGGACGAAGAAGGCACTCGATACGATAGCGAAGGCCGGCGGCAAGGTGAGCTCGATGTACGCGCTCCTGGGCAAATACGATATAGTGCTGATAACGGATTTTCCCGGTATAGCGGATGTGATGAAGGCGTCGATCGCCCTGGACAAGCTGACGGGCATCGCCTTCACCAGTTTCCCGGCGATCACCATCGAAGAGTTCGATAAGATCACCGCGTAG
- a CDS encoding response regulator, translating into MKKILVIDDEKDFVESVREFLAMRGYSVMVAYNGIDALEKMKASPDIVLLDIKMPGMDGFEFLRHINSDPDNVNTPVIMLTSKAETDSIFESKHLWAADYAIKPIKLEDLLALIRRYLDDSGKRPVEI; encoded by the coding sequence ATGAAGAAGATACTGGTCATCGATGACGAAAAGGATTTCGTCGAATCCGTGAGAGAGTTCCTGGCCATGAGAGGATACTCGGTCATGGTGGCCTATAACGGGATCGATGCCCTTGAGAAGATGAAGGCGTCGCCCGACATCGTCCTACTGGACATCAAGATGCCGGGGATGGACGGGTTCGAATTCCTCAGGCATATCAATTCGGACCCCGATAACGTAAATACCCCTGTCATAATGCTGACCTCCAAGGCAGAGACCGATTCCATATTCGAATCGAAGCATTTATGGGCCGCCGACTATGCCATAAAACCGATCAAACTGGAAGACCTGCTGGCGTTGATCAGGAGATATCTCGACGATAGCGGAAAACGTCCCGTAGAGATATAG
- a CDS encoding nitroreductase family protein — MTAKTDNETLRTITERRSIRQFQDKPVDDALIRKILDAANKAPSAHNQQSWRFIVVRGEKKEALAKLVADKSSSFPKPASSILRMAARSITNAPAVIAVVNSGTLIEHGTELFKVGKELGKDFFRTMEIQSSSAAVQNLLLAATSLGLGSVWLGILFLLKDEVREFLGESKGEFMAVIPVGYSLKAYQAPQKKSLEYIAKYLR; from the coding sequence ATGACCGCTAAGACCGACAACGAGACCCTACGTACGATAACCGAACGGCGCAGCATCCGGCAGTTCCAGGATAAGCCGGTCGACGATGCGCTGATACGTAAGATACTGGATGCCGCCAATAAGGCGCCCTCAGCCCATAACCAGCAGTCATGGCGCTTCATAGTCGTGCGCGGAGAGAAGAAAGAGGCGCTGGCGAAGCTGGTCGCGGATAAGTCATCCTCTTTCCCGAAGCCGGCCTCCTCCATCCTCCGTATGGCCGCGCGTAGCATAACTAACGCTCCGGCAGTGATCGCCGTGGTCAATTCCGGCACCCTGATAGAACACGGCACCGAACTATTTAAGGTCGGCAAGGAACTCGGCAAGGACTTCTTCCGCACGATGGAGATACAGAGTTCATCCGCCGCCGTCCAGAACCTTCTCCTTGCGGCCACTTCGCTGGGGCTGGGAAGCGTATGGCTCGGCATACTCTTCCTCTTGAAGGACGAGGTGAGGGAATTTTTGGGCGAATCGAAGGGCGAATTCATGGCCGTCATACCGGTAGGGTATTCTTTGAAGGCGTACCAGGCGCCCCAGAAGAAGAGTCTGGAGTATATCGCGAAGTACCTCAGGTGA
- a CDS encoding DUF5666 domain-containing protein — MSKIIALVLVTLLSVSVMVDCRAQENAEELELMTVDGKVTGVDVSRSTITIKAANELTFSVPAKTAIMEGIYDIKLSDIEADDYVTIEHYKDPSGMLIATKITVENKEM, encoded by the coding sequence GTGAGTAAGATCATAGCATTGGTTTTAGTGACACTTTTGAGCGTTTCGGTAATGGTCGATTGCCGCGCGCAGGAGAATGCGGAAGAGCTGGAATTGATGACCGTTGACGGTAAGGTGACAGGAGTGGACGTTTCGCGCTCGACCATCACCATAAAGGCCGCAAACGAACTCACCTTTTCGGTCCCCGCAAAGACCGCCATCATGGAAGGCATATACGACATAAAATTATCCGATATCGAAGCGGATGATTATGTGACCATTGAACACTATAAAGACCCCTCAGGCATGCTTATAGCGACGAAGATCACGGTGGAGAATAAGGAGATGTGA